The following nucleotide sequence is from Gemmatimonadota bacterium.
CGAGATCCGCTGGGGGATCGCCGACTTCCGCAGACGCTTCGGCCGCCCTCCGGAAGGGATGTGGATGCCGGAGACCGCCATGGATGCGGCCACGCTCGACGCGCTCGCAGGCGAGGGGATCCGTTTCACCATCGTCGCTCCACACCAGATCGATCCCCTGCCGCCCGACGGGGGCGCCGCGCGCATCCGCACGCTCGGCGGGCACGAGATCGCCGTCTTCGCCTACGATGGGGACCTGGCGCGTGGGGTCGCGTTCGGCGAGCTGTTGCATGATGCGCGGCAGTGGGCAGAGCGCTGGGCCGCGCCCGGCGATCCACTGAAGCTGGTTTCGCTCGCGGTCGACGGTGAGACGTTCGGCCACCACCATCGGTTCGCCGACATGGCACTCGCCGCAGTGCTGCGCACGATGGAGCAGCGGCCGGACGTGCAGGTGGAGAACTTCGCCTCGTGGCTGGCTCGCAATCCCGCAGTGCACGAGGCACGCCTGGTCGCCCCGTCCGCCTGGAGCTGCGCCCACGGCGTGGAGCGCTGGCGCAGCGAGTGCGGCTGCAAGCTCGACCCGTCGGCGTCGACGCGGCAGACGTGGCGCGCTCCGCTACGGGCCGCGGTCGATTGGCTGGCGGAGGAGCTGCATGGCATCTTCGCGCGTGAAGGGGCCGGCTGCTTCCACGACCCCTGGCGGGCCCGCGACGCCTACGGCGGCCTCCCGGCACACCTGGACGCCCGCGAGCGCCTCGCTGCGCTCGCGGACCTGGTCATCGCTCCGCTCCCCGACCCCGTGCGCGCGCTGGAGCTGCTCGAGATGGAGCGTAACGCGCTGCGCATCTTCACCTCGTGCGCGTGGTTCTTCGATGACCTGGCCCGCATCGAGCCGATCCAGATCCTCCGGTACGCCGCTCGGGGCATCGAGCTGGCCGGTACGGAGCGGGCGCGCCTGGACGAAGGCTTCCGGACCCGACTCGCCGTGGCCCGAAGCAACGATGCCACCGAAGGGACCGGTGCCGACATCTATGCGCGGCACGCCCGGACTCCCGTGCCGGCGGAGGTGCGCGCGGCGGCCGGCGGAGCCCTGCTCCACCGGCTGAACGCGGCGTCGGGGACGCGGGTGGGCGCCTACGACGTCCATGTGCTCGCGGAGGAGCCGCTGCGCACGCGCGTGGAGCATGTCCCCACGGGCCGGACGTGGAGCTTCGAGGTACGGACCGGCGCGGAGCTGGAGCCGTCCCCGGTGGTCCGCGTGCGCGATGGGGACGGGGCCGAGACCCGTCTGGAGCTCGCGGACCTGCCGGAGGCGGCGCGCATCCCCGTGACGCGCGCCCTCGAGGCCGGTCTGCTCGACCGGGTCCTGGGGGAGCCGGATCGGCATGCCCTGCTGACGGGCGTCCCCCGCGACCGCGTGGTCCGCCGGGCCTGCCTGCACCGCGTGGACGCCCTGGTCGCGCATCCCGACCCGAGCCCCGACCGGGTCATAGCGGCACTGGACGCGGCCCGGCTCGTGCGCTTCTATCGGCTGGACGTGCCGTTCGAGGCGCAGACGGCCCTCTGGCGCTGGCTGGACCGGCTCGGCCACCCCGCCGCGCTGACGGGACTGGCCCACCTGTACGGCATCGCGGCGGGAGGCCCATGAGCACCCCCGACTTCGTCTTCGTCCTGCACCTGCACCAGCCGGTCGGGAACTTCGATCACGTGATCGCGGAGCACGCCACCGAGGTCTACATCCCGTTGCTGGATGCGCTCGCCGACGGCGGCGTGCTGCCGCTGGGCATCCACGTATCGGGGCCGCTGCTCGACTGGCTGGCCGCGCACCAACCCCGCTTCCTCGACCGCCTGGGTCGTCTGGTGGCGGACGGTCGGGTGGAGCTGCTGGCGGCCGGGTTCTACGAGCCCGTCCTCGCCGCGCTCGACCGGACCGAGCGGGCCGAGCAGGTGCGCTGGATGCGCGACGCGCTCCGGACGCGCTTCGGTGCCGAGGCCACGGGTCTCTGGCTCACCGAGCGCGTGTGGGAGTCGGGCATGATCCCGGAGCTGGCACAGAGCGGCATCGAGTACGTGCTGGTCGACGACTGGCATTTCCGCGTGAGCGGCGTCGAGCCCGAGCGCGTGCAGGGGCCCTACCATCTGGAGGGCGACGGCCACCGCCTGCGCGTCCTGCCGATCCACGAGACGTTGCGGTACCTCATCCCCTTCCGTCCCGCGCACGAGATCGTGGAGCACTTCCGCCTGCTCGGCCAGGCGGAGCAGCCCGGTCTGGCGGTCTTCGGGGACGACGGCGAGAAGTTCGGCGGCTGGCCCGGCACGCGTGCCTGGGTCTGGGAGAGCGGATGGATCGACGCCTTCGTGCGCGGCCTGGCCGAGGCGCAGCAGCGGGGCCTGGTGCGGCTGTGCACTCCATCCGAGGCGCTCCAGCGGCACGCCGGACAAGGGCTGGCCTACCTTGCGTCGTCGTCCTATCGGGAGATGGAGGAGTGGGCCCTCCCGGTCGGGCCGGCCCGGGCGTTCCGCGCGCTGCTCGATCGCACGCACGAGCACGACAATCCTCGACTGCGGGGCTCGCACTGGCGCAACTTCCTGGTGCGCTACTCCGAAGCGAACCGGCTGCACAAGAAGACGCGCGCCCTGAGCGCGCTCTGCCGGGCCCGCCATGATCCGCCCGCGGTGCGTCACGCCATCGGCCGCGCGCAGGGGAACGATCCGTACTGGCACGGCCTCTTCGGCGGCGTCTACATGAAGCACCTGCGCGATGCCGCGTGGCGGAGCCTGGCCGAAGCGGAAGGGACGCTCCGCGCCGGGCAGCCGCTCCAGACCGAGGTACGCGACGTCGACGGGGACGGCGAGCCGGAGCTCTGGATCCACTCCGCGCGCTTCTCCGCGCTGCTCAGCCCGGCCCGTGGGGGACGGATCGAGGAGTGGACCGTCTTCGAGACCGGGATCAACTTCGCGGACGTGCTGACACGCCGGGAGGAGGCGTATCACGCATACGCGCTGCAGCGAGGGCGCGAGCGCGGCGGACGGCCCGAGGGGTCGGATCCGCACTCGACGGAGGGCACCGCGTCCATCCATGACCTCGAGCACGGGTTCGTGCTCTACGATGCGCCGGCCGTGGACGAGGAAGATCGCTCCCTGCTCGTCCCTCGCGTGCTCCCCTCCGAGCTGGATGCGGCGGCGTATGCCTCGGGTCGCTACGACGCCGTGTGGGCGTGGCCGCGGCGACCCGTGCGGTGGTCGCTGGAGCGCGCCCGCGGCGCGGCCCTCGTGACACTCGAGGCGGGCGACCCGCACGACGTGCGGGCGATCCTGCACTTCGGACCGGACGGCAGCCTGGCCGCGGAGTATGCCTGGGCACCGGACGCGTTCCCCGCGAACGCCTGGTTCGCCGTCGAGGTCTCACACTCCGCCGACCTCGACATCGACGACGAGGACGCGCGCTCGACCTGGTGCCATCCGATCGTGACGGTTCCGCGCTCGGAGCAGGGATTCGAGTGGATCACGCAGGGCACGTCGTCCACCCTGCGCTGGCCCACCGAACGAGGCCGCGCCCGCCTGACGCTCCGGCCCCGACGCGGCAACGCGCAAGGCATCTAGCAGTTTGCCAGGGGTCTGTCTCCTGGCCCCTGGTGCGCTCGCCCCACATCCCCGGTGGCCCGTGCGCCACCGTTCGCGCTCCGACCTCCACTTGGGGACGTGGCGCGCCTCCCACACCGCACCCGGGGCGGCGAGGCACGGGAGGTGCCCTCTGACAGGCCGGACGACGCACGAGCCCCTCGACACCGGTTCCGCGCATGCCTCAGGTCCTCAAGGCCAAGAAAGCGAAGCGCAGGCGCAAGAGCCGGTCGACCCCGGAGCCGGCGGCGCGCGCGTCGCACTCCAGGGCGGCCAAGGGGAGGCCCGCCGCGAAGCCCGTCCTGCCAGCATCCCCCCCGGCCGCGGCTGATCCCGCGGCCGCGCTGGCGGCGAGCTTCCGGCGGGCCCTTCACGGGCTCTGGTTCGCCTACCAGCCGGTCGTGGACGGCCGCTTCCAGATCGTGGGCTACGAAGCCTTCCTGCGAAGCCACGAGCCCGGGATCGATACCGCCCGCCCCCTGCTCGAGACGGCACGGCGACTCGAGCGCTCCGACGACCTGTTGCTGCAGATGTGGAACCACGCGCCCGAGCCCTTCGGGCCCGGCGGCCTCGATCGCGCCTGGTTGTTCATGAACGTGGAGCCCGCCGAGCTGGTCGTGTTCCGTGACCTGGCCCGCGGCGGCCCTCTCCGGGCGATGGCCGATCGCGTCGTGGTGGAGGTCACCGAGCGCGCCGCCGTCCTCCCGCATTCGGGCATGCAGCACGCTGCCGAGGACCTGCGCTCCATGGGCTTCCGCATCGCGATCGACGACTTCGGAGGCGCCTGGACGGGAATCGCCACCTTCGCCGCCTTGCAGCCGGACCTGGTCAAGCTGGACGGCGCGCTGATCCGCGGGATCGACAAGAGCCGCCACCGGCGGCTGTACGTGCGCAAGATGCTCGAGATGTGTGACGAGCTCGGCGCCCGGGTCGTGGCCGAGGAGGTGGAGACACCGACCGAGTTCGAGACGCTGCGCGACCTCGGATGTCACTACCTCCAGGGCTTCCACGTGGGACGGCCCGAGGCGTTGGGGCGGCCGGGCATGTGACCGGCGCGCAGGCACGCTGGCACGCGCCGGTCGCACAAGCGGTTCCGGTCGGTCCGCGTTCGCTCCGACGCCCGGGCCGCATCGCGGCCCGGCGACCGGTGACCTCCGAGGCTAGCGCCCGGAGCGCTTCTCGGGTCCGATCCGCTCCGAGCGCGCCTCCCACGACTCGCCCCGCTCGATCCAATCCGCCGCCGGCTCACCCTTGAGCCAGTGATCGAACCACTGCAGGATGCGGCGATGGTAGTCCACCTGCTGCGTCTCCTCCCGCAGGCCGTGGTCGGCGCCGGGGTACACCAGCAGCACCACGTTCTTCCCGGCCCGGCGGGCGTAGTTGTAGAACTCGAGTCCCTGCCGGAAATCCACGACGCCGTCGGCGTCGCCGTGCATGAGCAGCATCGGCGTCTCCAGGTCCTGGATGTGCGCCGCCGGCGAGCTCTCCAGATGACCCTGCAGGTCCTCCCAGTACGGCACCGCCATGCGCGCTTGTCCGGTCTCCCAGTGACCGGTCTCGGGCAGTCCGCCGTTCCAGTGTACGGCACCCATGAAGCTGAGGAAGTTCGTGATGGCCGCGCCGGCCACGGACGCCGCGAACCGGTTGGTGCGGGTCGGCAGATACGCCGCCTGGTACCCGCCCCATGAATGGCCGATCAGACCCATCCGGTCGGGATCCACGTGTCCGGTGGCCACCGCGGCGTCCAGCGCGTGCTCGACCGCATCCAGCGCAGACGGCCCCGGTCGTCCGGGTTCGTACACGATGTCGGGCATCAGCACGAAGTAGCCCTGCTGGGACCACACCTGGTAGTTGTAGTAGTTGCGTTGGCTGGGTGTGTAGTAGCGGTGGAGCCCGTCGGAGAGACGCTCGTACTGGTAGAGGATGAGCGGGTAGCGCTTCCCTTCCTCGAAGCCGGCCGGGTAGACCAGGATGGCCTGCAGGTCGTTCCCCGCGTCCGTGGTGTAGTCCAGCAGCTCGGTGCGGCCCCAGGCGTAGTCGTCCTGGAACGCGTTGACCTGCGTGACCTGACGCAGCGGACGCAGGTCGGCGTCTCCCACGAACACGTCGGGCGCATCATCCCAGCGTTCCTTGCGCACGGCGTAGCGGTCGGCCTCCTCGGCCTTGGTCAGCCCACTCACGCGCGCGTCCTCGAAGACCAGCGACTCGACCGTTCCTCCCGGGCGCACGCGGGCATATCCGGACGCACGCGTACGCAGATCGGTCTCGGAGAGCCAGAGCTCCGCGTCGGCCTTCACCACGTAGGGGTCGGAGAACGACAGGTCGGGGTCCATCCGCACCACCCGGTACTGCCGATCGCGCGCGGCACCGTCGGTCAGGCGCTCCAACGCACCCGTATTCAGGTCCGCGCTCCAGACGTCATGCTTGTCGTAGAGCACCACGCGGGACGGCTCCTCCGTCCAGGCGGCCACCCCCCAGGGCGGGCGCGGTCCGGGGTAGTCGTAGTCGAAGAGGGCGCGCGTGAACTGTCCCGGCTCGCCGAGGGTCACCCGCGCAAGTGAAGCCAGGTCGATCGCCACCCACCGATCCTCCTCGTACACCAGCGCGCGTCCGTCCACCGGGCCGGCGTCGATTCCGTACTGCACGCCCTGCGCAACGCGCGTTCGACTTCCGTCGCGCACGTCCACACGGTACCAGTCGGCAGCCCCGTCCCCGAAGCGGCGCTCGAAGCGGTAGGGGGTGTAGTCCGGCACCAGTCCCCAGCGCCCGCCCTCGACGATCTCAACCGGCTCGTCGAGGTCATCGGCGAGCACGACCACGCGGTCGTCACCCAGATGCCAGGCCGTGGCCAGCGTGGCGTTGGCGATGCGCGTCGCGAAGTACTCCTGCGCCCGCAGGATCTGGTCGTCATCCCAGTGCCAGACCTGGACGTTGGCCTCCTCCACCTCGTCGGCGGCGGTGGCCGACGAGTCGGCGGCCGGCTGCCCCACACCGCTATCCACGCCGTCCCCGGGCGGGTCGCGCTCTGCGTCCTCGCGCTCTGCGTCCTCTGCGTCCGGTGGCGCGGCAGACGCTCCCCTGTCCGCCCCCGCCTCGGCGTCCGCGGCCTTCACCTTCCAGGGCCGCACGCCCAGGAAGACGGTTCCCCCGTCGTCGCTCCAGGCGATGCCGCCCGAGTCGGTGATCCGCAGCGTATCGCCGAGCTCCGCCCGACCGACGCCCCGAAGCACCCGCGGCGCACCCGCGGGATCGGCCCACACCAGGAGGTCGTGCGAGTCCTCCGCGCGCGTCTCCAGCGTGGTCGAGCGCAGCACACCGAGGGCACCCGTGTCTTCGTGCCACGTGAGCGCCCGGTACCGGGCATCGTGCGAGTCGAGCGTCCTCAGCGTCCCGGTGTCGGGATCGTAGAGGACGACGCCGTTCGCGTCCCCGCCGGCTGTGCGCAGCGTGGCGGCGAGCGTGCTGCCCTCCGGCTTCCACGCGAACGTCTCCACGTTGCCGATGACCGTGCGCGTGCCACCGGCCGGGTCCAGCACGATCAGGTCGGCACCCACCGTGTCGGCAACGGCGATGGCGTGTGCGGCCAGCCAGCGGCCATCGTCCCGGAACGTGAGGTCGCTCACCTCGAAGAGCACGGTGTCCCTGCCGGTGGTCAGGTCCACCAGACCCAGCCGGTCCCGGATGGGGCCTTCCGCCTTCTCGCGCTCGTCGGGGCTCACACCCTTCCGGTAGGCGAGCCAGCGTCCCCGGGCATCGAAGAGAGGGCGGGTGCCGTGCTGCAGCACCACCGCCGGTCCGCTTCCGTCCGCGCGCGTCAGGCGCAGCTCGTCCGATTCGTCGACCCGGCGGATGGACGCCACCAACCAGGTGCCGGTGGGGTCGAGCGCGAAGGCGCCCAGGTTCTCGAAGCGGCCGTAGTCGGAAGGGGGCACCGTGGGTCGCTGCGCCGTCAGCGGCGCCACGGTGAGAAGCAGCGCGCCCAGGAAGAGCGACATACGCAGGAGCGGCATCAGGGACTCCGGTCGGGAAGGACGGATCAGTCGTTCGTGGGACGCGAGGCGCCCCTCGATCGTTGCAGATCGGAGCATCACGACGCGGGATGGCGTGCGGCCAGCGCGTTGATGTCCGCCACCTCGAGCCTGGGGGAGGGTGCACCGGCCACCGCGGCCTCGATCATCGCACGCCCCACCTTCTCCGTGGTGGTGAGATGGCGCGGCACGAGTCGCTCCAGCAGCGGATACAGCGGGGCCACGAACACGTAGAGCGCCCGGTAGAGCGGCGTGCTGGACGTGGCGCCGCGCCGCGGCTGGATGTAGCCGGGCCGGAACATGTAGGCGGCCCGGAACGGGAGACGGAGCAGGGCGTTCTCCGTCTTCCCCTTCACGCGGGCCCACATGAAGCGTCCCTGCTCCGTCTCGTCCGTCCCCGCTCCGGTCACGTAGCAGAACACGCAGTCGGGGCTGACCTTGGCCACGGCGCCGGCCGCGGACAGGGTCAGGTCGTAGGTGAGGCGTGCGTACTCCGCTTCGGACTTCCCCGCCGCCGAAACCCCCAGCGTGAAGAGGCAGGCGCCGGCGCCCGCGAGATCGCTCGTGATCTGGCCGTAGTCGAAGAAGTCGCCGTGGATGACTTCGCGCAGCTTGGGATGCGTGCGGCCCCCGGGGCGTCGGGTGATGGACACCACCTCGGTGACGCGGGGGTCGTCCAGGCACTCGAGCAGCACACCGGTCCCCACCATGCCGGTGGCGCCGAACAGGAGGACCTTCATGCGGGTGCGCTCCTTCGGACGAGGCCGGTGACGGAGGGCGGTGACGGGACGTCGCGGCGACCGGGGCGTTGCCAGGGCGCCGGAGGACGTCCGGAGTTTCCGGGCGAAGGTAGGGGCGGACCGGCCGTCAAGGCCACACCGACGAGGAGAGCTCGGGCCGGGGGCGCCACAATGGCGCAACCGGCCGTGCACCGTCACGTTCGGCCATGGACTCGCCCGCCGCTGCCCGTCCGTCGTGGAGTCTGCTCGTCTTCCTGGCGCTCGCCGGAACCACGGCCGCGCTTCTGGGCACGGCGGTCCACGAGGTGCTCGGACATGGACTCGTGGCGCTCCTGCTCGGCGGTCGGTTCCACGACGTGTACGTCGGGGTGCTGGACGGACAGGCCGGTGCGGTGGCCTCGGGTCCCCGCAACGCCGTCGTGCTCGCGGCCGGCGCGCTGTCCGAGCTGCTGCTGGGCGCCGCCGCGTGGATCGCCCTGCGGCGGAGGCTGCGCGGCGATCCATCGAGGTCCCACGGAGGGATGCGGCCCTTCCTCTGGCTGCTGGCCCAGCACTCCGTGCTGGCCGGCTGGGTGTACATGACGGCCGGACCGGCGCTCGCGACGGCGAGCGGCGGAACCGGCGGCGACTGGACGCTCCTGTTCCGGACCTGGGGAGTGCCTCCGCTGCCGCTGTTCGTCGTGGGCCTCATCGGGGCGGTCCCGCTGACCGCGTCTTTGATGCGGGACGCGGTGCGGGTGACCGCGGCCGCGGGCATCGGAGCCCGGCCCGCGTCGCGACGCCAGCCCTCCGTCGCGGAGGAACGGCTCGCCGCGTCGGCTCGCGCGGCTCCGGTATCAGACCCCCCGTCCGCCGCGCACGCGGGACTGCGCGCGTTCACGCTGCTCGTCCTGCCCTCCATCGTGCTCCGCAGCCTGTACGCGGTCGCCGTCGCGCCCTGGAGATCCGCGCCGTTGCTCCCGACCCTGGGCGACCTGTTCGACGACCTGCTGCTGGCCGGCCTGGCTGCGCTCTGGCTCCGGTGGCGGCCCGGTGCGTCGCACCGGTCTCCTACCCCGGTCGGCGATCCGCCCGCGCCGGCACGGCTTGCCGGGTGGAACGGCTTCCTGCTCGGTGCGGTCGGGGTCACCCTCCTGGTCTTCGGGCCGACGCAGGAGCTCCGGCGGGGCCTGTCGATCGGGCCCCCGAGCCCCGACCAGTACATCGGTGTGGCGCAGCGCCTCGAGCTGACCGTGGACCTCTCGGACTCCTCAGCGTCCCTGCTGCGGGTCCGGTCCACGCCCCGGCCGGGCGTCGGTGCCCGCTACCGCCGCCGTCTCACGGCCGAGCTGGCGGAGCGAGGCCCGTCCCCGTCCGGAGCGCGCGAGCTCACCGCGTTCATGGCCCGCTGGAACGTGGATGGCGCGCGCGTCGCGGATCTGTCGACACCCCGTGCGGAGGGGGACGCCTGGACCTGGGAGGCCCGGCTGGAGAACGTGCCCGACCCGTTGATCCTGCGGGTATGGCCTCTCACCTGGGTCCAGGAGTCGCGCGTGGAGCGGGTGCGGATCGTGGGTGCGCGCGTCCTGGCCGCGACGGACGGAGGGCGCGTCGGGACGGATGGAGAGGACGTGGTGTGGACGCGGCCGCAGGATGCGAGGCAGGTGGACAGCGTGGTGGTGGCGTGGCGGCGACGGTGACGAACGCGCGCGGCTCCCCTCGCGGGAGCCGACGCGCCGTTCCTTGTCACCCCTGCGCCGCGTGCCACGCCTCCAGCACCTCGGCCTCGCGCTCCCGGGTGAGCCCGAAGGGTCGGGCCGCCACTTGCTCAGGGTCGCGCGAGCGCTCGAACTCCAGCGCGTCACGGGCCGTGACGGTCAGCGGTCGGAAGGTCAGCCCCGCGGCCACCGAGGCGCTCACATCCACGAACATGAGCGGATCTCCCGGGATCCACGAAGGAAAGTCCCGCCACGGCATCAGCCCCTGCGCCTCCAGGAAGGACTCCGGCACCCACGTCAACGTGTGCGGGGTGTCCGTGGCCGCGCCGATCTGCTCGAGCGCGGTCCCGAACTCGAGACGTTCACCCGGCCCGGTTCCGTTGAAGACGCCGGCCGTCTGCGCCTCGGCCAGCCGTACGATCCACTCGGTCAGGTCGCGCTGATCGATCACCTGGTACGCATGCTCCGGACGACCCGGCGCCAGCACCTCGCCTCCGTCGTCCATCCGCCGCGGCCAGTAGCCGAAGCGGTTGGTCTCGTCACCGGGACCCACGATGAGCCCGGGGCGCACCACGGCCGATCGCCCGGGGAACGCGGCCTGCACGATGCCCTCGCTCAGCGCCTTCATGTGTCCGTAGGCCGCCGGGTCGCCGTGCGACCACCCCTCCGGCGCCTGCACCAGCGCGTAGTCGACGCCCACCAAGGGCTGATAGAGCACATCGTCCGCGCGGCTCCAATCGAACCCCTCCAGCGCATAGGCGGAGATGGAGGAGACGTAGATGTAGTGCTGCGTGGAGTTCTTGAGCAGCTCGGTGCTCGTCTCCACCCACCGGTAGTCCTGCCCGTTGTTGTCGATGACCACGTCCCACTCGCGGCCTTCCAGCGCGCTGTGGTCGCCCCCGCGGTCCCCCACGAGGCGCTCCACCTGCTCGGGAAGATCCGCCTCGGAACGGCCCCGGGTGAAGATGGTGACCTGATGGCCGCGGTCGATCGCGTACTGGACCGTATGGGGCCCGATGAAGCCCGTGCCGCCGAAGATCAGGAGGCGCTTGGGCGCGGGAGCGGCCGGGGCCGCGTCCTCCGCCCCACCCGCACAGGCGGCGACGCCGCCGAGTGCGAGGCCCGCACCCATCGCTCCGGTCGTCTTCAGGAAGTCGCGTCGGGTCGGCGTCATGATACGGCGTCTCCTCGGGGCTGCGAAGGGTCTGGCGGCACGGAAGCGCTCCGGGGACGGGGGATCGCTGCCGCCCAGCACCGCATCCCCCGGCGGTCGTGCCGCGGCGGCAATCTAGGGCCGGTGCGGCGGACGCCGACAGGCACCCTCGGCCGCATCGGCCCGGCTGCTGCGCGAGCCCGAGCGGTGACCTGACCTGTCGGATCACCGCGCCGAGCGGTCCGGCGGTATCGAGATCGGCAACGACCTGGTCCGCAGCATCCGCGGGATCGAGCACGGGTGCGGCGGGCCGTTGCGGCGCGGACACGGGCGTCGCGCCGGGCCGGCTGGCGCCCGCCCTGGCGCGGCCGACGCTGGCGCCACACACTCGGAACGCGCCGGCCTCGGCCCTACAACCTGGACGGTCCCCATGCCCCTCTCCGACCTCATCCAGACCGCCAACCGGGTCCTGATCGCCGAAGGGGATCTCGACCGCGTCGCCGACTTCTTCGCCGATGGCTATCGGGCCCACGGGACCGACCGCGACCTCGTGGGTCACGACGCGATCGGCAGCTACCTGCGCATGCTACGCGAGTCCTTCCCCGACCTGACGGTCGACGTGGAGATCCTGGTTAAAGGGGCGGACCGGATCGCGTGGCAACGTCGGCTCCAGGGCACGCACGCACAGGCGTTCATGGGCTTCCCCGCGTCGGGACGGCCCGTGCTCTGGCGGGACATGGTCGTGAGCCGCGTGGACGGGGACCGCATCCAGGAGGAGTGGGTTCTCACCGACCAGGTGGAGCGGATGATGCGGGCGCGGAAGGGGTGATCGGCCCTGAACGCGGGGGCGTCCGGTCGGACGCCACCAGAGCGACGCCCGTCACGACGAGCAGGACCCCCACCCAGCCGCGCCACCCGTAGCGCTCCCCCAGGAACGCCACCGAGAACAGCAGCACGAACGCCAGGCTGGTGCGGTCGACGGCGGCGACCTGCGCCGCCGCTCCCACGCGCAGCGCGGCGAAATACGCCAGCCAGGAGAGGGCGCCGGCCAGACCGGCGAGGACGATGAACGTCCAGGCGCGGCCGTCCGGCGCGGAGGCGCCGCGCAGCAGAGCCAGCTTCCCCGACCCCGCCGCGACCGCGACCAGCACCAGCGTCATCACCACCGAGCGCGCCGCGGTGGCCAGCGTGGGGTCCACGCCGCCCAGCCCGACCTTCGCGAAGATCGCGACGCCCGCGCCGCCCAGCGCAGCGACCAGGCCCAACAGCAGCACCGTGGGGCTCATGGCGTTCGCTCGCGTCGCCGAGGGCCGCGGCGGGCGCCGCTCACCCCACCGGCCGGGCGCGCCGCACCAGGTCCGCGTACTCCTGCTCGCGGATGCGCGCCAACGCTTCCACACGCTCCTGGATGCCTTCGACGAGCCGCTCCAGCAACTGGAGCTGCCCCTCCGTGGGCGGCGCGTCCGCCATGGAGGCGAAGCTCATCAGGCGCGCCAGCTTGGAGTCGATGCCGGTCGGTTGCGCGATCAGATCCTGGCCGGCCCGCGCCCGGTACTGCACCAGGCGCTCCTCCAGAGGATACAGCTTGTCGTTCAGGCGCTGCAGTGCATCCACCAGCTCGCGGCGGCCGCCTGCCGTTTCGACCATCTGCTCGGCCTCGGCGCGCATGTCCCGGATCTCCTTCACCAGGTCCATGGTCTCGGTGAGCTTGTCGCGGGTGGCGATCAGGAACTCGTGCTGCGCGACCAGATCCGCGTCCGTGAAGTCGATGCGCGGGTCCCG
It contains:
- a CDS encoding DUF3536 domain-containing protein, producing MSTPRRSVVLHGHFYQPPREDPWFDEVEAQPSAAPDHDWNARIERECYRAVVAARILDGDGRIEGVVNTLERISFDVGPTLLHWMERHAPGTYAAILEADRRSVERLGHGNAIAMAFHHPILPLSDPRDRLTEIRWGIADFRRRFGRPPEGMWMPETAMDAATLDALAGEGIRFTIVAPHQIDPLPPDGGAARIRTLGGHEIAVFAYDGDLARGVAFGELLHDARQWAERWAAPGDPLKLVSLAVDGETFGHHHRFADMALAAVLRTMEQRPDVQVENFASWLARNPAVHEARLVAPSAWSCAHGVERWRSECGCKLDPSASTRQTWRAPLRAAVDWLAEELHGIFAREGAGCFHDPWRARDAYGGLPAHLDARERLAALADLVIAPLPDPVRALELLEMERNALRIFTSCAWFFDDLARIEPIQILRYAARGIELAGTERARLDEGFRTRLAVARSNDATEGTGADIYARHARTPVPAEVRAAAGGALLHRLNAASGTRVGAYDVHVLAEEPLRTRVEHVPTGRTWSFEVRTGAELEPSPVVRVRDGDGAETRLELADLPEAARIPVTRALEAGLLDRVLGEPDRHALLTGVPRDRVVRRACLHRVDALVAHPDPSPDRVIAALDAARLVRFYRLDVPFEAQTALWRWLDRLGHPAALTGLAHLYGIAAGGP
- a CDS encoding alpha-amylase/4-alpha-glucanotransferase domain-containing protein; this encodes MSTPDFVFVLHLHQPVGNFDHVIAEHATEVYIPLLDALADGGVLPLGIHVSGPLLDWLAAHQPRFLDRLGRLVADGRVELLAAGFYEPVLAALDRTERAEQVRWMRDALRTRFGAEATGLWLTERVWESGMIPELAQSGIEYVLVDDWHFRVSGVEPERVQGPYHLEGDGHRLRVLPIHETLRYLIPFRPAHEIVEHFRLLGQAEQPGLAVFGDDGEKFGGWPGTRAWVWESGWIDAFVRGLAEAQQRGLVRLCTPSEALQRHAGQGLAYLASSSYREMEEWALPVGPARAFRALLDRTHEHDNPRLRGSHWRNFLVRYSEANRLHKKTRALSALCRARHDPPAVRHAIGRAQGNDPYWHGLFGGVYMKHLRDAAWRSLAEAEGTLRAGQPLQTEVRDVDGDGEPELWIHSARFSALLSPARGGRIEEWTVFETGINFADVLTRREEAYHAYALQRGRERGGRPEGSDPHSTEGTASIHDLEHGFVLYDAPAVDEEDRSLLVPRVLPSELDAAAYASGRYDAVWAWPRRPVRWSLERARGAALVTLEAGDPHDVRAILHFGPDGSLAAEYAWAPDAFPANAWFAVEVSHSADLDIDDEDARSTWCHPIVTVPRSEQGFEWITQGTSSTLRWPTERGRARLTLRPRRGNAQGI
- a CDS encoding EAL domain-containing protein → MDGRFQIVGYEAFLRSHEPGIDTARPLLETARRLERSDDLLLQMWNHAPEPFGPGGLDRAWLFMNVEPAELVVFRDLARGGPLRAMADRVVVEVTERAAVLPHSGMQHAAEDLRSMGFRIAIDDFGGAWTGIATFAALQPDLVKLDGALIRGIDKSRHRRLYVRKMLEMCDELGARVVAEEVETPTEFETLRDLGCHYLQGFHVGRPEALGRPGM
- a CDS encoding YqiA/YcfP family alpha/beta fold hydrolase, with translation MPLLRMSLFLGALLLTVAPLTAQRPTVPPSDYGRFENLGAFALDPTGTWLVASIRRVDESDELRLTRADGSGPAVVLQHGTRPLFDARGRWLAYRKGVSPDEREKAEGPIRDRLGLVDLTTGRDTVLFEVSDLTFRDDGRWLAAHAIAVADTVGADLIVLDPAGGTRTVIGNVETFAWKPEGSTLAATLRTAGGDANGVVLYDPDTGTLRTLDSHDARYRALTWHEDTGALGVLRSTTLETRAEDSHDLLVWADPAGAPRVLRGVGRAELGDTLRITDSGGIAWSDDGGTVFLGVRPWKVKAADAEAGADRGASAAPPDAEDAEREDAERDPPGDGVDSGVGQPAADSSATAADEVEEANVQVWHWDDDQILRAQEYFATRIANATLATAWHLGDDRVVVLADDLDEPVEIVEGGRWGLVPDYTPYRFERRFGDGAADWYRVDVRDGSRTRVAQGVQYGIDAGPVDGRALVYEEDRWVAIDLASLARVTLGEPGQFTRALFDYDYPGPRPPWGVAAWTEEPSRVVLYDKHDVWSADLNTGALERLTDGAARDRQYRVVRMDPDLSFSDPYVVKADAELWLSETDLRTRASGYARVRPGGTVESLVFEDARVSGLTKAEEADRYAVRKERWDDAPDVFVGDADLRPLRQVTQVNAFQDDYAWGRTELLDYTTDAGNDLQAILVYPAGFEEGKRYPLILYQYERLSDGLHRYYTPSQRNYYNYQVWSQQGYFVLMPDIVYEPGRPGPSALDAVEHALDAAVATGHVDPDRMGLIGHSWGGYQAAYLPTRTNRFAASVAGAAITNFLSFMGAVHWNGGLPETGHWETGQARMAVPYWEDLQGHLESSPAAHIQDLETPMLLMHGDADGVVDFRQGLEFYNYARRAGKNVVLLVYPGADHGLREETQQVDYHRRILQWFDHWLKGEPAADWIERGESWEARSERIGPEKRSGR
- a CDS encoding epimerase; the encoded protein is MKVLLFGATGMVGTGVLLECLDDPRVTEVVSITRRPGGRTHPKLREVIHGDFFDYGQITSDLAGAGACLFTLGVSAAGKSEAEYARLTYDLTLSAAGAVAKVSPDCVFCYVTGAGTDETEQGRFMWARVKGKTENALLRLPFRAAYMFRPGYIQPRRGATSSTPLYRALYVFVAPLYPLLERLVPRHLTTTEKVGRAMIEAAVAGAPSPRLEVADINALAARHPAS